The window AGCCGCGTGCTTAGACCCTGTAACTTCGCCTTGCTCATCGGTGTGACGCACCAGTAGCTACCATGGCCCACATCGTATTAAGCAGCTTCGAGGCCCTTTTTGGATCTTGGGCGTGCAAGACTGGCCGTACCTGCGTCTCCATCACCCAGATACTCCGAAAGACGACTGTAGCGGTCAAAGCAGCGTATGCTACCTGATGGAAGATGGGATCCTTGGTGAGGTAGTAATAGAGCTAATGTCCTCTTAGCGCGTGGCCCAAAGCGAATGAAATTCTCATTGCCTCGCAGGGCGGATACGTGTGTAAGTAAAAAGGGTACATATGCTTACCGTGATTGACCCGGCAAGCGAAAGGAGCCCGATCCCTAAGACGACTGAGAATACCTGTGAGCGTGAGTAAGAAAAGCTAGCATGCATCATCAGGCAAGTCGTATATATCATGGATAATTCGTCGACCAATTGCATAGGATCTCGACGTTCTGTTGTCAGCTCGCTTCATCGCGAACGGTGGCATAGGCGCTTACACTTCAATGTCGCATGGAAGAGGATAGAGCCTAGTCCCACGACCATGTACCCGATGTAAGAAATCAGGAATATTGATGGATGGTCCTCCTTCATGCAGCTTCTAATCCCTCTAATCCCAAGCCACATGAAAAGACCATTTGTGATTGTCTGCCATCGTGTTAATAGAGCGAGACAATCCAACCGAGGTTTATAAGCAGTACGCACATTGCAGAGCTCGGCACAATACCACGATAGCGCATAGTCCTTttaaaaaagggggggaattAGTGTATGAAAGTGAAGTGAATCTTTCTAATTGCGAAGATGAATTGATAAATCAGAATTCACAGCCAAGCTTGCCCACCTCTTCGCAGAAGTTCAGTGTTGACGTTTGTTCGCCCCAGAATCCATGGCCGGGG is drawn from Trichoderma asperellum chromosome 4, complete sequence and contains these coding sequences:
- a CDS encoding uncharacterized protein (TransMembrane:6 (o40-61i73-97o103-121i128-149o155-174i195-217o)), which produces MALSALRSAIWVPYPVAHPGHGFWGEQTSTLNFCEEDYALSWYCAELCNTITNGLFMWLGIRGIRSCMKEDHPSIFLISYIGYMVVGLGSILFHATLKYPMQLVDELSMIYTTCLMMHASFSYSRSQVFSVVLGIGLLSLAGSITLYYYLTKDPIFHQVAYAALTATVVFRSIWVMETQVRPVLHAQDPKRASKLLNTMWAMVATGLAVFLGGFLIWNLDNFFCSQVRRWRHAVGLPWAILLEGHAWWHLMTGLGGKNPHLDGLDVFYFPPCSHS
- a CDS encoding uncharacterized protein (TransMembrane:5 (i21-41o47-65i72-93o99-118i139-161o)), producing MWLGIRGIRSCMKEDHPSIFLISYIGYMVVGLGSILFHATLKYPMQLVDELSMIYTTCLMMHASFSYSRSQVFSVVLGIGLLSLAGSITLYYYLTKDPIFHQVAYAALTATVVFRSIWVMETQVRPVLHAQDPKRASKLLNTMWAMVATGLAVFLGGFLIWNLDNFFCSQVRRWRHAVGLPWAILLEGHAWWHLMTGLGGKNPHLDGLDVFYFPPCSHS